CGCATCAACGACAGCATAGCGATAACCTTGTGCTTTCAATTGGGCAAAACGTTCTTTCACGCGAACCGGACCTTGAATCACATCAGCATACGCAACCAAACCGGTTTTGCCTTGTGCTTGTGCATCCATCAAACGAATTAAATTGGCATCTTTCATCGGCGTAATCGGATGGTTACGCATACCGGACTCATTCAACAGCACATCGCCAACAAACAAATAACCGTTAAAAATGGTCCGTCCATTGACCGGTAATGCCGGCGTAATCACCGTAAAATCTTCGCCTAACTGCGCCAATAACGCGTCAGTTACCGGTCCGATATTGCCTTGCGCGGTACTGTCAAAGGTAGAACAATATTTAAAATAAAATTGCGTCGCTCCATTTTGTTGTAACCAATCCAAGGCGGCTAACGACTGCGTAATCGCCTCATCCACTGGATTAGATCGCGATTTCAAACTGATCACCACTGCATCCACCGGCTCCGCCAAAGATTTGGATGGAACGCCATTCATTTGCACCGCACTTAACCCGTTTTCCACCAAGAAACTCGCAATATCACTGGCGCCGGTAAAATCGTCTGCAATTACTCCTAACATCTTGCTACGCTCCTTTTTTCGGTAATTCAATGCCACTAAAAATCTTAATTACCGCACTATCATCTTCTTTTCCGTAGCCCGCATTACTCGCCTCGGTAAACATAGAATAAGCGGTACTGGCAAGGTGTAATGGGAAATGCAGTGATTTCGCTGTATCGTTCACTAAGCCTAAATCTTTAACAAAAATATCGACCATAGAAAGCGGTGTATAATCACCGTCCACCACATGCTTCATGCGATTTTCAAACATCCAAGAATTCCCTGCCGCATTGGTCACCACATCATACATCAGTGGCAACGGGATACCTGCTTTTGCCGCTAACGCCATCGCTTCCGCACCAGCCGCGATATGCACCCCAGCAAGTAATTGATGAATAATTTTGACTGTTGCACCTAACCCAATTTCTTCACCAATGTTATATACTTTACCGGCGACTGCATCGAGTACCGGTTGTAATTTATCAAAAGTTTGTTTTGCACCAGACGCCATCACTGTCATTTCGCCAAGCGCGGCTTTCGCAGCACCGCCAGAAACTGGCGCATCTAACATAAGCAAGCCTAATTCTGTTAATTTTTGTGAAATCGCTTTCGCATCTTGTGCGGAAATGGTAGAAGAAACCATCACAGCGGTTCCCGCTTTTAATTGTTTCGCTAACCCGTTGTCACCAAACAATACTGCATTAACTTGCAGCGCATTTACGACCAATAAAACCACTGCATCTAAATCTTGCGCAAAATTAACCGCACTTTCGCCCACGTCTTGTGCGCCAAACGCTTTTAAGGTGTTTAACGCTACCGGATTAAGATCGACTCCATAGGTTTTTAATCCCGCATTAATACAAGATTTAGCTGCCCCCATCCCCATGGCACCAAGCCCGACAACCGCAACGGAATATTGATTACCCATAATAATTTTCTCCTAAATATAAATGAACTTATGTTATTGCGCTTTATTCTACCGATTTCGCAATAAAAAACTGCGATCAAAATCACATTTTTTAACATTTAATGTTAAATATTGTTAATTACAGTTAAATCATGTGATTTTTTGGGAAAAGGATTTATAATAGAACAAGAGTTAATTTGAGAGGTGTAAATCATGATCCCCGTCGAGCGTCAGAAAAAATTGCTTCACTTAATCAGCCAGCACAATATTATCAGCATTGCGGATTTGGTGGAGAAATTGGGCGTTTCTCATATGACCGTGCGGCGCGATATCCAAAAACTGGAGCATGAAGGCTTGGTTGCCTCGGTGAGCGGAGGCGTGCGGGTGTTGGAACATTTGTCTTCCGAGCCGACCCATCAAGATAAATCACAACTCTCGGTTTCACAAAAAGAAAATATCGGGTTATTTGCCAGTCAAATGATCCCAGAAAATACGACGATCTACCTTGACGCCGGTACGACAACGCTTGAAATCGCCCATCGACTTGCCGCCAGAGAAGATTTATTGGTTATCACCAATGATTTTGTGATCGCTAACTTTTTGATTACCAACGGGAAATGTGAATTAATTCACACCGGCGGGCGCGTAAACAAATCCAACTGTTCATCTGTAGGCGAGTTGGCGACACAATTATTGAAACAGCTTTCCATCGACATCGCTTTTATTTCTACGTCATCTTGGAATTTAAAAGGCTTGACCACACCGGATGAAAACAAATTGCCGGTCAAAAAAGCGATTATCCAAGCCAGTCAGAAAAAAATCTTGGTGTCCGATTCGTCCAAATACGGTAAAAGCGCAACCTTTCATATTTGTCCTCTCACCACATTTGATATGATCATTTGCGATAATGATCTGCTGATTAACGCACAAGATTCCATTTTGGATATGGGGATTAAATTGCAACTCGCCTAACTAACGCGGTACACCGCGCAACAGCGGAACTGATTGATAAGGCGCGACAGAGGTTGGCGCTGGCGCATCGCTAAACAGTAAAATAAACGGTTTCGGCGGAACCACTTTTTCATTACGCCACAAACTGCCCATACCAACCAATTGAATATCTTTCGGCAGATTGCGCAACCCAGCTTTCAATACCGCCACAGTATTTTTACGCGGATGCCCAATCACAATCGCTACACCATGCTTTCTCGCATATTGAAGCGCGCTTTTAAATTGGCGTTGTACGTCGACATAAGCATCGCTGTCATCCAAAAAAATATGTCGCGTTAAAACACGCACGCCCTGTTCTTTCGCCGCTTTCTCCGCTACGCTGCTGCCAATTGTGCGGCTGTCTAGAAAAAATAAACGCTGTTGGTGCAAGGCTTTCATCAGCTTAGTCATCAACGACATATCGGAGGTCGCGGCACTGCCCATATGATTATTCATCCCGATCGCATAAGGCACAATGGATTTCGCCGCCTCCACGCGTTGATTAACCTCCGCCTGGCTCAAGCCCAACGTTAATCCGCCGGCTTCAATGCGTTCACCATTAAGCGGTTGCATCGGCATATGAATTAAAATATCGCGACGTTGTTTTCGCGCTTGCTCATTGCGTTGCTTGGCGTGTGGCGCGGAAGGAATGATCGCCACCGACACTTCGCGTGGCAACGCATAAATCGCCGCATCTTCTTTCGGGCGATAAC
This sequence is a window from [Pasteurella] mairii. Protein-coding genes within it:
- the garR gene encoding oxidoreductase, coding for MGNQYSVAVVGLGAMGMGAAKSCINAGLKTYGVDLNPVALNTLKAFGAQDVGESAVNFAQDLDAVVLLVVNALQVNAVLFGDNGLAKQLKAGTAVMVSSTISAQDAKAISQKLTELGLLMLDAPVSGGAAKAALGEMTVMASGAKQTFDKLQPVLDAVAGKVYNIGEEIGLGATVKIIHQLLAGVHIAAGAEAMALAAKAGIPLPLMYDVVTNAAGNSWMFENRMKHVVDGDYTPLSMVDIFVKDLGLVNDTAKSLHFPLHLASTAYSMFTEASNAGYGKEDDSAVIKIFSGIELPKKGA
- a CDS encoding putative polysaccharide deacetylase; the encoded protein is MSKKFTQSAVNILLICTALFSTVAMAQPAKLAIVIDDIGYRPKEDAAIYALPREVSVAIIPSAPHAKQRNEQARKQRRDILIHMPMQPLNGERIEAGGLTLGLSQAEVNQRVEAAKSIVPYAIGMNNHMGSAATSDMSLMTKLMKALHQQRLFFLDSRTIGSSVAEKAAKEQGVRVLTRHIFLDDSDAYVDVQRQFKSALQYARKHGVAIVIGHPRKNTVAVLKAGLRNLPKDIQLVGMGSLWRNEKVVPPKPFILLFSDAPAPTSVAPYQSVPLLRGVPR
- the glpR_2 gene encoding HTH-type transcriptional regulator; its protein translation is MIPVERQKKLLHLISQHNIISIADLVEKLGVSHMTVRRDIQKLEHEGLVASVSGGVRVLEHLSSEPTHQDKSQLSVSQKENIGLFASQMIPENTTIYLDAGTTTLEIAHRLAAREDLLVITNDFVIANFLITNGKCELIHTGGRVNKSNCSSVGELATQLLKQLSIDIAFISTSSWNLKGLTTPDENKLPVKKAIIQASQKKILVSDSSKYGKSATFHICPLTTFDMIICDNDLLINAQDSILDMGIKLQLA